The nucleotide sequence AGTCTCCATTTCATGTTCCCGACTTAATCCCAGCTTTCTGCACTTTAATTCTTCCTGAAACTCTACTGTGTCAAGCATGCTAACAAGGTATCCCTTTCAACTCCTGCAATCCCATCTGCCCCAGGCCCTGAAACACTCAGTTTCTCATTCTCACTTTATCACCTGCATTGTATGAAGCAGGTACTACCCACACAACTtctgcttgacttttttttttacccagtgcTGCCACCTCTCAGAGCCATTCCATACTTCTGACCCCTATTCCAGCACATCTCAAAACTTGGGTTATGAATCTGTTTTTATCTTAGCAAGCTTGTAATGTCCATTCTCTTCCCAATCGTTGCCACATTGTACAAAGTTTGTCTCCCTGATGTGGGGCATGTGTATGTGTTTGCACATGTGTAAGTTATACAACTGCTGCTTTAATATGTGATAACTGACAAGTTGTGTTTTGAGGTTTTTGCATCTGTATGCACAGCTACCATTCAGGATGAAGAATGCTTGTTTATgcagtttgggtttcttttcattttaagatatTTGAAAATATAGAGATCAGTGCAGTTAATTCAGTTAAATGTCCACATGAAGTTTAATGAATCATGTCAGTGATGATAGACAGATGTCTTTAATACTATATACAGAAATAATGCATCACGAAGACAAAAAGTTTGAGGAGACTCTGACTTTCAGGCGGTTCTGTATGTAGCTTACAGTTTCTCACTGAAAAGTGTGATTATACACTGCTCAGTTGCTTTTTTCACTTTGCAGCACCTCAGTTGCACACTGAATGAGGAAGAGTGTTCCTATGGAAAGTACTGGGATATGCTTGAGTGAAAAAATGAATAGTGCAAAACAATACAAGAAGTAGCAGGAACATGTGAGAATAAAGATGTACAATTCCAGTATCTGCATAATTAAATgtgctgggggcaggaggagggggaaagggtgCTTATGCTGTAAATACAGTTGACCTTTTTCtgttaagttttattttctgccagGGTTTTATATACTGGAAAAtacttgaggaaaaataaattgagCATTGGATGTGCCAAAAAAACGGAAAAATGGGAAATTTTAAAGAATGTGAATGTCATATTGTATGTTTGTTGGCTACTGTCTATCAGTGTGAGTAGTGTTTGTGAAGTATTTTGCTATAAGGAAAAAATGTGGTTATTCCATATGGATTGGCATGTATATGCTTAAACCCGTTctataaatatttgaattaaaGAACACCAGATGTTgcacagaagctgctgctgctttctgaactTCATGGTATATTCTTTCAAAACCCACAGGAAGTAGCTGAGGGAAAAAGTGTATTAATTAAGTTCAGAAATAGATTTTCCAGCTATAGAAAAATCTCCAAAGAAAATAGCGTTTGATCTTCAGAAATGTGAGCTTGCTGTCCCAGGAATCTGGTGGCAGCATGCAGCACTGTCACATGGGGATCAAAATCCAGATTTCAAGTTCTCAGAGCTAGGCTAGCCTGAAAGTAAGCCAGTCTGTGGCCCTTGGAAATGGACCCATCTTTTGACCCGTCTCCTCTGGCCAGTGTTCATAGTTCTGTAGACAGtctacagagaaaatatttttccagtttttcttgaCCTGAAGAAATAACGATGTAATAGCAGAGGCTTGAGGAGAAAGGAAGGTACTAGAATTCCCAGATGCTCTGCACTTCAAACATGAAATATGAGTGGACATACCTAGAGTATGTATTGTATGCTCTAGAACTATggcaaaagaaatacaaatgggaTTTGCTTTGCATCGGTTGAGGAACAAGATCTGTGTTTTGCAAACCAATTAAATGTTTCTGCATTTAGAAGTACTGTCTCTGCTGTAGCTGTAGTGTCATCTTCTGCTCTGTTAGTTGGCATGAAGTGTCCATCTGTCTTTATGCAATGAATACATAACTGTTTATACTAAGTGGCATTtcttctgctggaagaaaatCCACATACAAACAAATAAGATTCCCCACTGAGCACTCACGTCAAGCAAACCAGATACTTTAAACATGCATTGCTGATGTATTAGGTAGTGTTTGTGTcatggtttgaccccagccagcaactaagcacccagCAGCAGCTTGCACACCCTACCCCTGCAGGACAGGGAcagcatcagaagagcaaaagtgagaaaaactcatggcttgagataaagacagctcaATAAGTGAAGCAAAGTTGTGTGAGAAAGGACACAAAGCAAAGGAGAATAAGGAATTTATTCTCTACTTCGCATCGGCGGGCAGATGTTCAGCCAcatcctggaaagcagggcttcatttcatgtaacggttacttgggaagacaaacgccataaccaCAAACatccctcccccttccttttcctttccttaagattttattgctgagcacaacttGATATGgaatggaatatccttttggtcaatttggatcagctgtcccaggAGTGTTTACTTTCCAACCTCTTGCCTACCCCCTGCCTGCTTGTTGGGAGGGCACAGTGAGAAAccgagaaggccttgatgctgtgcaagcactgctcagcaataactaaaacattggtgtgttaccaactttaaaatgttttagtcacaaatccaaagcacagcaccatcttggctgctatggagaaagttaactccatcccagggCAGAGCCAGTACAATCTCTACCCCTTATTCCCTACAATTTACATACCTGTGACTTTGGCTGCATCACAGTAGTTGCTTAGGACAGGATAGGCAGCGTGTCGTGTTGAGTTGTTGGGTACCAAAACCAGCTCAGCTTGGGTCACAGGACACCTTCCCAGTTCTTTACAAGGCTCATCATCTGTTGGTTTGGGTGGCTTCTGCTGTAGTACTTCCTGTAGCATATAGCTCAAATCACGGGTAGCAACAATTTAAGCATATATCTATTACAGTACCACTAGGAGGAATGGAGGAAGGTGTGTCTTTTCTCTCGCAAAGAATTCCACTGCAGGCTTTAAGAAATCTTCCTGCTAAATTTGTGTTTTACAAGCCTGTTACAGCTTCTTTCCCTACcttcaaaaaaaaaggagacaaaactgCCTCTGGAAAGTCTTAGATACCTCTCATTTTGTTCTTCAAGCAGATTGATAACAAGAACCTGAAAATGAGATAGCTTTTACAATGCGTCATACCTGTGACTTCTAATATGTAAAAAAGGAAGTCAGAAATGGAAGCAATTcctacttttctcctttttcttcaaattaaagcATGAAGATCATATTTGTTCTTCAAATCAGTCTACAGTGTTCCAGTATTCTACCACATCAAATTCAAGGTGGTTTGTCTTTAAGATCAGGTTAGACCTTGCCTCTCAACGACATTTAATGTATATTCCTTCAATACCTGCTCTGTCATTTCACCTACTTTATGGCATCCATACTGCACCTCTTGCAAGCTGCTGTATTTCTTCATGCAGAATGCCTTCTACCAATATGATGGTTTTTATTCAGGGGCTTCATTAATTTGCTTTGCAGGGGTAAGAAATAGTGAATGTAAAAATTAGCATGTTAGCTCTAAGAGATGTGTCTGGtatgcctttaaaataaaaatcatgttaTCCCTATTCAGTACCTGAGAAATAGCTGATTTGCATGTCTGTCACATTTCTGTCAATGTTTGGGCAGTCAGATTTTTCCTCATTTAGAATTGACAGTAgtacaagaaaaaataagaaatattcaaatattaTAGTGTCATAAGTTTTTCCTCTTGTCCAATTCATAGTCCAGAATCATATTAGTATGCATTGTAGCATAACTGATACAGACCTGTATAGGTATTCACTGTTCTATTGACTTCAcatctttgaatttattttgtaTAGCCAAATTGTACTGCAGCTGAGCGAGCCATTGCAAGACTGGCAACACACCCCCTCTTGAAACCCAGATTCATTGAACTTAAaggtatgaaatattttattaactcATTTATGACTTCAGTAGCTTACTGTTGTGTTACCTTGTTCCTGGATGTTCCTGACACCAACAAccagtataaaaagaaaagtaaaaaaaaaaaaaaaaaaagcgcctgtAGTTACCTTAACTAGCTGCAGTGAACCAAGTATCACAAGCTTGTAGTCATTTGTGTTGGTTGAAATGGGCTTATGTGTGACAGTATGCAATATGACATTTAATGTGTAGGGTGTAGGACAAACAGGGCTCATAAATGGAACTCTAAAAAATCAAATTGATATAATGGAGTATCTCTAAATTATATAGGACTGAACTGGCAATGAGCACAATAACATGCAGATACAAAGGTAAAAGGAGCATTACAACTAGGTTTCCAAAGGCAGCTAAAAGGGTTTGCAAATTACTCCCTTAAACTTCCCTGGAAACTGTTCCCAGAATCCTTAGGGAATCTTTCCTTGTTCTTTAGGTTATCTCCTGTTCTCTTTAAACTCAAAGTTTTGGACTAAAATTGATGTTAAAAAGGGTCAAGTCCTAGTAATAATGTCACAAAGTTACTTTGTTAATAACAGAGCATGTCAAATACCGATTTAATTCTATCTGAGCAATTTActgtttgtttgcagtttttaCACACAAAGTAATGCCCTAAATGAGCATGATTATCAGCTGAAAATTATATTCTGGAAGAGAAGTTCACAGTTAAACCCAAGTTTAACAGTGTATTCAGTTggtaataatttcttttcctaacTTTTGTTGATGCTGTACTTTAAGGTATTTATTGCCCCATGTGTTTAGTAAATGATTGATAAGGACATTCAAAATATGCTTGCTCAGTACAACATATTTAacttgcaaaaatgttttaatatattaaaataacttATGGAAACTCATGTGCAGctgcaacaaaacatttttcttctgtcccttGTATAGCTGCTGTAAAAGCTTTTAAGGATGCAAGAAAGAACCCAGCAAAAGCCACTCCTTTGAATAAAGCTAAGTCAGAAGAACAGCCTAAATCAGCACAACATTTCAATAGCAATTTGGATGACCAAGCTCTTAAACTAGGTCAGAAACAGCAAGGATGTGAACGCAAAACAGAAATGAGTAGGAAAATAGAAACTGACAGGGTGGCTGAAGACCTTTGTGACAGTGAATCTGAGCAGAAAACTGTGGAAATTGAGAGAGCATATACTCCAGAAGAATCTTCATTTCAGGCAGTAGAAATGCAAGCAGTCGCTCAgaataaaacaggaaagaaactTGGCtatcaaaaaaggaaagaaaatatgagcatgaacaaattaaaagcaataaaagaaataattaatgaTGATAGTGACCAGGAACATCCTAATGAAGAGGACTACTTTGATGATAGTACTGAAGAGAGGTTTTATAACCAGTCATCAGATTCTGACAATGACAGCAATGATGATTTCTTCATTggcaaagtaaaaagaaagaaaaagataacagCAGTTACTGATCATTCTTCAGCAAAAGGAAAGGATAGACTTCAGAAAAACatagtaaagaaagaaaagaacagtggGGCACTGCGAGATTTAATCATGGAAGAAGGAAAGCCATGcgcaaaagcaagcaagctggaATCAATGTTCTGCACTTCTTTGTCTACGTCTAATCAGAAATCTCAAAACAGAAGAAGGTAAACCATTTCACCTTGTTATGTTCTccattccctccctccttcccagtaATGGAAATTGTTGTGATTTTTAGTAGCCCTTACCAAACAAGGAGAATTTCAGCCAATTACAGCTTATTTTCACATAAACTATTCTGCCGTCTTCTTGTGCTTTCTTCACACTTACgtatttttcatattcatattAGCACTGACATATGCATAGGATTCCTAACTAGACCTGCATCCAAATTAAATCACTACTGGatacttctatttttatttcttttttaacaaaaaggaaataatgtgtAAGGGGTTTGCACATTATGCTTGAAAAGTCATTGCACAAATGTTTTGGTGATGACAATTCTCTGTTCACAGGTGTTTGTCATATTACAAGCTTCCTGAAAAATCCtaaattctctttttatttttagaaatactaaAGACCATCCTCTCAAAAATGGAAGAACAGGTATGTGTTACTTAACCTGGTAAAGTTATAAGAGTAAAAACATTTTGAGATTTTGTTGCCTCTGCAGCCTAATCATGACAgtctggtttttgtttcatttcagttttgtggCACATATTTTAACATTGGTTGTTAAAATGGTCAAATTGTTGAGCTTTCATTTTAATCTGTGGATATTGTTTGCTATTTCCTATTTTTGCATATTAGAAATACTTAAAGTAGGGTTTAAACAGGAAAGTGCTTTTCCATCTGTCTTCATGTTGAGCAGTTAGTGTTACCTGTGCACAGCTAAAGGTGTCAGATTATGATATTTAACAAGTCGTTTATCTTATGAGTAATTCCTTCAATATCTCCttcaatattttattctatttgtaGCATATGGTTCAATTTTGGAATTCATTGGATCAAGGACATCATTTCAGTCTTATTTCGTTACATTGTGTAATATCTCATTGGtttattatgaagaaaaatgttgAGACTGTGCTGAATATTTGTCTACACAAATTTTCAATGTGGTCAGTAATAATAAATCTTAACTATCTGCAGTCTATGAAGTGACAATTTACTGGCCTGCAAGGTGAGGAAATCTTGCTGTGAACATGCAGATGAATCTGATCCCCATGGCTCATTAAGAAATTCTTGAAAATACCTGCAATCCCAAGGTAGTTTTAGCATATTTTTATGACGGTTCATGATGTAGCTaatgttttattctgtgcttCTTGCACAGCTCTTCTTAAAAAGGAACCACAGCTCAAGAAGCAACCATTTGCAAAAGCTGCAGGTGTTAAACGTGACAATAAGAAAGCATGTTTGGAGCAGCCTCTTCATCCGTCGTGGGAAGCAAGCAAGAGGCGCCGGGAACAAATGTCTCAAATTACAGCATTCCAAGGGAAAAAGATTAAATTTGATGACTAGACTATATGtaaattgagatttttaaaaaggattcttGCAGATTTGCACCCCACGGTATTTTCTTACGAAGTAACAACCGCTGTTTGAACATTTTTGTTATACTGTCCTTATCCTTTGCAACCTATAAAATAGCAACTGCTGAACTTACCATCTGTTACTAATGAAGATTGCCTCATGTATTCAGTGTGCTGTCTGCTGATTAATGTATGCTCATATGGTGTTGGTTCACAAGTCCCATTACGTAGTGCCACCATTTATGAAATACTCTGACTTGAATGAAAGGTTTTTAAGAACATCATTTGTGCCCTGTAGAAATAGTAGAGATTCTGgaggctttttttgtgtgtaaaaatgtactttaaactATATGAGGACTTGAATGtcaaaagagaggggaaaatacaaaatattgagGAGATAATCCTAGGACTGTGTTATCAAACACATCTCAACTGAGAAAAAGTAGGAGATTCTTAAACTTGAACAGACTTCACAAATTCATGAATTTATCAGGTAGCTGGAAAAGCCTATCAGAAGTATGTATGATATGAAAATTTCTGGAGACCAATAAAATACTGGCCTGTTAAATTGTGATCTCTGTCCTTTGATTATACTGCCAATTTGAAGAACTTAATACTATTGTCCTGGTGGATATATCTGGGTGCTCCAACATGTCTGTCTTGCACTTTCTGAAAGAATGCTGAAAAACTGAAAGGTCTTTGTACACTAAGAAACATTTGACTTTTAAGTGCCATTCTGAGTTTGAGAGTTCATTTGTTTGAGATATGAGGTAAAATCTTCGTTGTATCTTTCTTCAGGGGCTTTTCCTACTGCTTAATTGAAACAAGTTCTGAACTTGTAATTAAACTTTAACAGtgttgtttatttaaatatagttATCTTCCATACTCTTGtatctttcaaaatcaaattaattcagAAACTTGGTAAATGACTGCAGTAGGTGTAAGATAATACACTGTACAATTCATGTAGCATTTTGTAATGCCCAAGAATAGCCCTGCATCAGACTAAAGGTCCATCTAGCTTAATACCTTCAGCCACAGTCAAAAAGGGATGCTTTAAGCATAGGGACAGAGGAAGTACACAGTGATACATCATCCAACTTCCAACTTGTCGAGCTTCCGGTTTTATAGCTCAGGGACATCTTGTGATATTGTAGCTGATTGTGTTTAATAATCCTCAatggatttcttttctgtggatTTGTCTGCTCTTAAATCCATGTAAACTTGTGGAAGCTGTAATCCCTTAAGGTGTAGAAGTCTGTCCTATGTATTACACTCTTACGAAAAACAGTCTGTTTCTATGTCTTGGCGAAGAAGGCCAGCAGCCTCCTGAGCTGCGTAGAAAGGGTGTtgccagcaggacagggaggtgatccttgcccTGTACTccgcactggtgaggccacatctgaaGTGCTGgttccagttctgggctcctcagtacacgAGGGACAAGGACAGACTGGAATGAGTCCAGGaaagggtgaccaagatggttaAGGGCTTGAAATATATGACATATGAGTagagactgagagagctgggactgttcaggaGGGGAGAAGGCTTGCAGGGGGATCttgtcaatgtgtataaatatggggcgggggggggggggggggctgtaaagaagatcgagccagactcttctcagtgctATCAAGTagaaggacaagaggcaatgggcacaaattgaaatacaagaaattctgcTTAAACAAGAGAAGCCATTTTCAGTGTGAGGGTgatggagcactggcacaggtgcCCAGAAAGATTATGGAGTatctatccttggagatactcagaacctGACTGGATGTAGTCCTGGGTAACCGTCTCGAGGTGACCCTGCTTGGACAGTGGATTTAAGCTAAATGATACCCAGAGGTCTCTTCCTACCTCATCTACTCCTTGAGACTTTGTACACTTAGGACTGAGTCAAGCGATGACTCCCTAACCATCAGCACCTCCACGGGAGAGTTATTGGATGTGTCTAAAACACGTAGTCACTGTGTAATACCTCAGTGTATTCCACCTGAGATGACATTAGAGTCATAGCACGAACAAGttcagtttttttaatgtagtgttACTCTGTTGCTGGTATGGCCACCTTTCTCTCTCACCCGCAGACTTTGTATTGTAATATTTATAGCCCAGCAATTTCTGCCCATTCTCCCATCCTGTGTTAAGTTCTTGAAGGCTAAACGTTCCACTTGGTCCATTTCGTATTACTATCTAGgcatgtgtcgtggtttcagcccagccggtaacaaaggaccacgcagccgctcgctcactcctcccgcccccctccggtgggatagggaggagacggaggagagaaaagaaaaaaacctggaacctcgagggctgagacaagggcagtttactgggacaacacaaaaaaaaggttacaacaacaacggtagtaataaaagaatatacaaaatgagtgatgcacagtgcaactgctcaccacccggaacccgacgctccgccaccgaaagttgaaagccctccccccagcccgttccccatttatatactgagcatgatgtcacatggtatggaatagctccttggctatttcaggtcagctgccccagctatgcccccccacctcccaggttcctgtaaaaattaactctatcccagctgaacccaggacattatccaccccttattctataccatctacatcatgcccagatcttacattttccaatcaaccactaccactttccttgtcttatatatatatatgtatatggacacaccccccccacacacacacacacaaatagtattcccttagtcgatgggctatccctccaatgtgtccatcaattttatttagtccatgactttggggctccatctgttgtaacagttcttcaggataagagagatggtgtgaggtgttaggttgttgtatgctgcctctggaacttgtggccggtacatttggtgcaacccacacccttggcctgcaggtcgaagaggctgatcttgaggaaactgctgggcaccagttcaagttctatcactgttgtacttggctcagtttcaaagtccatccttcagtcatttgggtaattcttacagtaatacccttgatatggcatatagacactatagatacaatgacatacattggcaggttatttagcagttaaatatcatacagcctaattcactggctattctctcccaaaatcaaatctccctgaggtacacatcgaacttccccatccttctgcatcacccaccaggtgtacccaggtccctgagcaaaaacaaccccttggatgggtttgtctctgcttgaggggggactaacccagactgcctttcctaacatacttctcatgcgcactacagggactttatccccttctacagtatgtggaagtcttggttgggcggggccagcccgattggcggatcctctagtattaactaaccaggtggcttttgttaaatgtgtatcccaatgtttgaaagttccaccccccattgctctcaatgtagttttcagcagtccattgtattgttcgatttttccggaggctggtgcgtgataagggatgtgatatacccactcaatgccacgctctttggcccaggcgtctatgaggttgtttcggaagtgagtcccgttgtccgactcgattctttctggggtgccgtgtcgccataaaactttctcttcaaggcccaggagagtgttctgggcagtggcgtgggacacaggatatgtttccagccatccagtggttgcttccaccattgtaagcacatggcacttgccttggcgggttcgtgggagtgtgatatcgtcaatctgccaggcctcccactgtttatatttcagccatcgccctccacacgacgggggttttaaccgcttggcttgcttaattgcagcacatgtttcacattcacgaataacctgcgcgatagtgtccatggtcaagtccacccctcgatcacgagcccatctatatgttgcatctcttccctgatggcccgaggtatcatgggcccactgagccataaatagctcacccctatgttgccagtccaggtccacctgagacacttcaatcttggcggcctgatctgcctgctggttgttttgatgttcttcagtggcccgactcttgggtacatgagcatctacgtgacgtacttttaccactagcttctctatccgaacagcaatatcttgccacagtgcggccgcccagatgggtttacctctgcgctgccagttgctcttcttccattgctgtagccacccccatagggcatttgccaccatccatgagtcagtatagagagagagcactggccacttctctctttcagcaatgtctaacgctagctggatggctttcacttctgcaagctgactcgattcaccttctccttcagcagtttctgcgactagtcgtgtaggactccatacagcagccttccacctccgatgttttcccacaatgcggcaggacccatcagtgaacagggcatattgcctctcattttctggcagtttattatacagcggggcctcttcagcccgtgtcacctcctcctctggcgacattccaaaatctttgccttctggccagtccgtgatcacttccacaattcctgggtgactggggtttcctatgcgagctcgttgtgtgatcagtgtggcccacttactccacgtggcatcagttgcatgatgggtagaggagaccttccctttgaacatccagcccagcactggcagtcggggtgctaagaggagctgtgcttcagtaccaaccacttctgaggcggctcgaactccttcatatg is from Harpia harpyja isolate bHarHar1 chromosome Z, bHarHar1 primary haplotype, whole genome shotgun sequence and encodes:
- the SRFBP1 gene encoding serum response factor-binding protein 1 isoform X2; this encodes MAPVLNLNNEEIKPDEVTRLALRTEVNFESVCRKPNCTAAERAIARLATHPLLKPRFIELKAAVKAFKDARKNPAKATPLNKAKSEEQPKSAQHFNSNLDDQALKLGQKQQGCERKTEMSRKIETDRVAEDLCDSESEQKTVEIERAYTPEESSFQAVEMQAVAQNKTGKKLGYQKRKENMSMNKLKAIKEIINDDSDQEHPNEEDYFDDSTEERFYNQSSDSDNDSNDDFFIGKVKRKKKITAVTDHSSAKGKDRLQKNIVKKEKNSGALRDLIMEEGKPCAKASKLESMFCTSLSTSNQKSQNRRRNTKDHPLKNGRTALLKKEPQLKKQPFAKAAGVKRDNKKACLEQPLHPSWEASKRRREQMSQITAFQGKKIKFDD
- the SRFBP1 gene encoding serum response factor-binding protein 1 isoform X1 yields the protein MAPVLNLNNEVVKMRKDVKKARVLTIRRLTRHIGKLKLKKGSEDLKLKNQKRVERLIEEIHAMKEIKPDEVTRLALRTEVNFESVCRKPNCTAAERAIARLATHPLLKPRFIELKAAVKAFKDARKNPAKATPLNKAKSEEQPKSAQHFNSNLDDQALKLGQKQQGCERKTEMSRKIETDRVAEDLCDSESEQKTVEIERAYTPEESSFQAVEMQAVAQNKTGKKLGYQKRKENMSMNKLKAIKEIINDDSDQEHPNEEDYFDDSTEERFYNQSSDSDNDSNDDFFIGKVKRKKKITAVTDHSSAKGKDRLQKNIVKKEKNSGALRDLIMEEGKPCAKASKLESMFCTSLSTSNQKSQNRRRNTKDHPLKNGRTALLKKEPQLKKQPFAKAAGVKRDNKKACLEQPLHPSWEASKRRREQMSQITAFQGKKIKFDD